A single window of Chitinophaga sp. XS-30 DNA harbors:
- a CDS encoding cation diffusion facilitator family transporter: MVRKEFRIILLSLGISLLLTAAKFTAYFVTNSVAILSDALESIINVVAGGFACYSIYLSGKPKDANHPYGHGKVEFFSIGFEGAMIFIAGCLILFKAVQYFIHQPALEEVDQGIWITVATSAANFLLGLYLVRSGKKLPSITITGNGQHILTDAYTSVGLIVALVLIRLTGKTWIDPAASVIMGILILRKGYQLMRQSISGLMDETDMQVMDRVIGILNEHRHPAWIDVHNMRVQQYGIDYHIDCHVTMPYYLELSRAHEEMKELEQLVDRELKGHEVEFFIHIDPCIPESCQHCQLSACPVRSYPFRQRISWSRENVLPNRKHTD; the protein is encoded by the coding sequence TTGGTTAGAAAGGAATTCCGGATCATCCTGCTTTCACTTGGTATCAGCCTTTTGCTTACCGCCGCCAAGTTCACCGCTTACTTTGTAACGAACTCCGTAGCCATACTTTCAGATGCACTGGAGTCCATCATCAACGTAGTGGCGGGAGGGTTTGCGTGCTACAGCATCTACCTTTCCGGTAAACCCAAAGATGCCAACCACCCTTACGGCCACGGCAAAGTGGAATTCTTTTCCATCGGTTTTGAAGGGGCCATGATATTCATTGCCGGTTGCCTCATCCTGTTCAAGGCGGTACAGTATTTTATTCACCAGCCCGCGCTGGAGGAAGTGGATCAGGGCATCTGGATAACCGTTGCCACGTCCGCGGCCAATTTCCTGCTCGGGCTCTACCTCGTCCGTTCCGGAAAGAAACTGCCGTCCATTACCATCACCGGCAACGGCCAGCATATTCTGACGGATGCCTATACGTCGGTCGGCCTGATCGTGGCGCTGGTGCTGATCCGGCTGACGGGGAAAACCTGGATAGATCCGGCCGCGTCCGTGATCATGGGAATATTGATATTGCGGAAAGGCTATCAGCTGATGCGGCAATCCATTTCCGGTCTTATGGATGAAACGGACATGCAGGTGATGGACCGGGTGATAGGGATACTGAACGAGCACCGCCATCCCGCCTGGATCGATGTGCATAACATGCGGGTACAGCAGTATGGGATCGACTATCATATCGATTGCCATGTGACCATGCCTTATTACCTGGAACTCAGCCGGGCGCATGAAGAAATGAAGGAACTGGAGCAACTGGTAGACCGCGAGCTGAAGGGGCATGAAGTGGAATTTTTCATTCATATAGACCCCTGCATTCCCGAAAGCTGCCAGCACTGCCAGTTATCAGCATGTCCGGTGAGAAGTTATCCATTCCGGCAGCGCATCAGCTGGTCAAGAGAAAATGTGCTGCCCAACCGGAAACATACCGATTAG
- a CDS encoding response regulator transcription factor: protein MQRILIVEDEMKVANAVKMGLEENGFSVALAYDGRRGKELAASGDYDLVILDLNLPGHTGYEICEVIRQRNARVPVIMLTARVGMDDKMRAFELGADDYLVKPFDFRELLARIRVFLKRAGAETIPDNRYRIMIADLEINRERKEVLRSGKKIPLTAKEYQLLELLALHSGKVISKAVIAEKVWNIDFDTGTNVIEVYMNFLRKKIDKDFDHKLLHTKTGMGYYLSGE, encoded by the coding sequence GTGCAAAGGATATTGATCGTTGAAGACGAAATGAAAGTGGCCAATGCCGTTAAAATGGGACTGGAAGAGAACGGCTTTTCCGTAGCGCTGGCGTATGACGGGCGCAGGGGAAAGGAACTGGCCGCTTCCGGGGACTACGACCTCGTGATACTTGATCTTAACCTCCCCGGCCACACCGGGTACGAGATATGTGAAGTGATCCGGCAAAGGAATGCACGGGTGCCGGTGATCATGCTTACCGCCCGGGTGGGTATGGACGACAAAATGCGGGCCTTCGAACTGGGAGCAGACGATTACCTCGTTAAACCTTTCGATTTCCGGGAACTGCTGGCCCGCATCCGGGTGTTCCTCAAGCGCGCCGGAGCGGAAACCATCCCTGACAACCGTTACAGGATCATGATTGCGGACCTGGAGATCAACCGGGAGCGAAAGGAAGTGCTGCGCAGCGGAAAAAAGATACCCCTTACGGCCAAAGAATATCAACTGCTGGAACTGCTCGCCCTGCACAGCGGCAAGGTGATCTCCAAGGCGGTTATCGCGGAGAAAGTATGGAATATCGATTTCGATACCGGTACCAATGTGATCGAAGTGTACATGAATTTCCTCCGTAAAAAGATCGACAAGGATTTTGACCATAAGCTGCTGCATACCAAAACCGGTATGGGATATTACCTGTCTGGGGAATGA
- a CDS encoding HAMP domain-containing sensor histidine kinase — protein MKIKYKIALYYTLSAAFLLVAFAVLAYYFSGRTRHEEYLGRLEYRAMSIGAVIIENDEVQIGLLRKLDKTTFQDLYEETIQVYDDHYNLLYSNMKDAALHAPRALLERIKTSKRYVRRDDSGETAGVYYTEDNMSVLVIVSSFDKYGFQNLRNLQRILVIELLVAVVLLVVIGYFFARKMVEPVERLVEQADKINASNLQDERVAIKGKDEIAQLGANFNTMLQRLSHSFDQQKSFVGNASHELRTPLAAIISQLQVTLAKRRSGEEYEAVLQSVLEDAEGLSELTNGLLQLAQPDMNSRELTFSPIRVDEMLLEAGDFIRLKRKTGSKVDIQFVREPEQDTSIICQGNESLLKVLFINLVDNACKFSEDNAAQVSIDFDSRHILVHIRNNGPAIPEDELNRIFEPFYRGRNSRHQRGHGLGLSICRKIVQWHGGELRVQATGVAGTIFTVQLPHV, from the coding sequence ATGAAGATCAAATATAAAATAGCGCTCTATTATACTTTGTCCGCCGCTTTCCTGCTCGTGGCCTTTGCGGTGCTGGCCTACTATTTCTCCGGCCGGACGCGGCATGAGGAATATCTCGGCCGGCTGGAATACCGAGCCATGTCCATCGGCGCCGTGATCATTGAAAATGATGAGGTGCAGATAGGGCTGCTGCGGAAACTGGACAAGACCACCTTTCAGGACCTGTATGAAGAAACCATACAGGTGTATGACGACCATTACAACCTTTTGTATTCCAATATGAAGGATGCCGCGCTCCATGCCCCGCGGGCGCTGCTGGAACGCATCAAAACCAGCAAACGTTATGTGCGCCGGGATGATAGCGGGGAAACGGCGGGTGTGTATTACACGGAGGATAATATGTCCGTGCTGGTGATCGTATCATCTTTTGATAAATACGGCTTCCAGAATCTCCGCAATCTGCAGCGTATTCTTGTTATAGAGTTGCTGGTGGCGGTAGTGCTGCTGGTGGTCATCGGTTATTTTTTCGCCAGAAAGATGGTGGAGCCGGTGGAGCGCCTCGTGGAGCAGGCGGACAAGATCAATGCGAGCAATCTGCAGGATGAGCGGGTAGCCATAAAAGGGAAAGATGAGATCGCGCAGTTGGGCGCAAACTTCAATACGATGCTGCAGCGCCTCAGCCATTCTTTCGATCAGCAGAAGAGCTTCGTCGGCAATGCGTCCCATGAGCTGCGAACGCCTCTGGCGGCTATTATCAGCCAGCTGCAGGTAACGCTGGCCAAACGCAGGAGCGGAGAGGAGTACGAAGCAGTACTGCAATCCGTACTGGAAGATGCCGAAGGGCTGTCTGAATTAACGAACGGCCTGCTGCAACTGGCGCAACCGGATATGAACAGCCGTGAGCTTACCTTCTCCCCGATACGGGTGGATGAAATGCTGCTGGAGGCCGGCGACTTCATCCGGCTGAAACGCAAGACCGGCAGTAAAGTGGATATTCAGTTCGTCAGGGAACCTGAGCAGGATACCAGCATTATCTGTCAAGGTAATGAAAGCCTGCTGAAAGTATTATTCATCAACCTGGTGGACAATGCCTGCAAATTTTCCGAAGACAACGCCGCGCAGGTGAGCATCGATTTCGACAGCCGGCATATACTGGTACATATTCGCAATAACGGCCCAGCCATTCCGGAAGATGAACTGAACAGGATATTCGAGCCATTTTACCGGGGCCGGAACAGTCGACACCAGCGCGGGCATGGCCTGGGTCTGTCGATCTGCAGAAAGATCGTGCAATGGCATGGCGGGGAGTTGCGGGTACAGGCTACCGGGGTGGCCGGAACCATTTTCACGGTGCAACTGCCGCATGTTTGA
- a CDS encoding ABC transporter permease, whose amino-acid sequence MFSNYLKTASRSLWRNKRYSIINITGLTLGIAVCLVIFVIIRYEKSFDGFHAKKDRIFRVLTVSNKPGGDYSYTEAVPFPLPTALHNDFPDMEEISGVASFGERLVSVADSKGNTYKKFKPRIFFLEPSFFRIFDFTWLAGDKSTALNDPNSIVLSRSVAEKYFGDWRKAMGKTLRLDQLFSLTVTGVLDDPPSNSEFQLQVVVPYSHPKFGQSKDWVSLDDIHHCYVLLRPGQTAAQIDRRLVSFSKKYKAADNESTHKLQPLARVHTDTATSNFMGRVVSVERIRALWLIAVFILLIACMNFINLSTAQAVNRAREIGVRKVLGSRRWQLQLQFLTETCILVFTSLLLAVTIASFILRFIGLVMELPLHPQMLLNIPVFLLLAAILVMVTFLAGGYPSMVLAGFNPVNALKSKVAASRSKAGISLRRGLVVFQFIIAQALIIGTLIILQQLNYFRNQPLGFSPNAMVNVPFRNDSAGNSKIGYLRDQLKMIKGVEQVSFSNSTPSEAGSWWTPFNFDHAEKHTDFAAISKWVDADFVDTYGLQLLAGRSLTRTDSVREFIVNETLVKKLGLARPEDILYKEIDVWNGFAKGPVVGVVRDFHTGPLKDAIGPVFMCNVRQRLNSAGVRLSGSDLQASIKAIEKLWTENFPEQIFEYQFLDDKISSFYKEEQQLAQLYKIFAGIAIFLSCLGLYGLASFMAVQRLREVGVRKVLGATASNIVLLFSKEFMVLIGIAFVLATPLVWYFMRQWLQHYVYRIDIGWGVFLAGGIASMAVALVTVSFQAVKAAMTNPVKSLKAD is encoded by the coding sequence ATGTTCAGCAATTATCTGAAAACCGCATCCCGAAGCCTCTGGCGCAACAAACGTTATTCCATCATCAATATTACCGGCCTTACGCTGGGTATCGCCGTTTGCCTCGTGATCTTCGTGATCATCCGGTACGAAAAAAGCTTTGATGGTTTTCACGCAAAGAAGGACCGCATTTTCCGGGTGCTAACCGTCAGCAACAAGCCTGGCGGAGACTACTCCTATACAGAAGCAGTGCCTTTCCCCCTGCCAACTGCGCTCCACAATGATTTTCCGGATATGGAAGAGATATCAGGAGTAGCATCTTTCGGGGAAAGGCTTGTTTCGGTAGCTGACAGCAAGGGGAATACTTACAAAAAATTCAAGCCGCGTATATTCTTCCTGGAGCCATCTTTCTTCCGGATATTTGATTTTACCTGGCTTGCAGGCGATAAATCCACAGCCCTGAATGACCCCAATTCCATAGTGCTCAGCCGTTCGGTAGCCGAAAAGTATTTCGGGGACTGGAGAAAGGCCATGGGGAAAACCCTGCGGCTGGACCAGTTGTTTTCCCTTACGGTCACCGGCGTGCTGGATGATCCGCCATCGAATTCGGAGTTCCAGCTGCAGGTGGTCGTACCTTACAGCCATCCAAAGTTCGGACAGTCAAAGGATTGGGTGAGCCTGGACGATATCCATCATTGTTATGTGCTGCTTCGTCCCGGCCAGACCGCGGCACAGATCGACCGGCGGCTCGTATCCTTCTCGAAGAAATACAAAGCGGCCGACAATGAAAGTACGCACAAGCTGCAACCGCTTGCCCGGGTGCATACAGATACCGCCACCAGCAATTTTATGGGGCGGGTAGTATCCGTTGAGCGCATCCGGGCGCTGTGGCTGATCGCGGTATTCATTCTGCTCATTGCCTGTATGAATTTCATCAACCTGTCCACCGCACAGGCGGTGAACAGGGCAAGGGAGATCGGCGTACGCAAGGTACTGGGCAGCAGGCGGTGGCAATTGCAACTGCAGTTCCTGACGGAAACATGCATACTCGTATTTACATCGCTGTTGCTTGCGGTAACCATCGCCTCATTCATCCTCCGGTTCATCGGCCTTGTCATGGAACTTCCGCTGCACCCCCAAATGCTGCTGAATATCCCGGTGTTCCTTTTACTGGCAGCCATTTTGGTGATGGTCACTTTTCTGGCGGGAGGCTATCCTTCCATGGTATTAGCCGGTTTCAATCCGGTCAACGCATTAAAAAGCAAGGTAGCGGCATCCCGCAGCAAGGCAGGTATTTCCCTGCGCCGCGGATTGGTGGTGTTCCAGTTCATCATTGCGCAGGCGCTCATCATCGGCACACTCATCATTCTTCAACAGCTCAATTACTTCAGGAACCAACCCCTGGGCTTTTCTCCCAATGCCATGGTGAACGTCCCGTTCCGCAACGACAGCGCCGGCAACAGCAAGATAGGCTACCTGCGCGACCAGCTGAAGATGATCAAAGGGGTGGAACAGGTGAGCTTCTCCAATTCCACCCCCTCCGAAGCGGGTAGCTGGTGGACCCCGTTCAATTTCGACCATGCGGAAAAACATACCGATTTCGCCGCCATCTCCAAATGGGTAGATGCGGATTTCGTAGATACCTACGGGCTGCAGCTGCTGGCGGGCAGAAGCCTTACCCGGACGGATTCCGTCCGGGAATTCATTGTCAACGAAACGCTCGTGAAGAAACTCGGTCTCGCCAGGCCGGAGGACATCCTTTATAAAGAGATCGATGTCTGGAATGGTTTTGCCAAGGGGCCGGTGGTGGGTGTGGTAAGGGATTTCCATACCGGACCGCTGAAAGATGCCATCGGGCCGGTGTTCATGTGCAATGTCAGGCAGCGGCTGAACTCGGCAGGCGTAAGGCTCTCCGGCAGCGACCTGCAGGCTTCCATAAAGGCGATAGAGAAATTATGGACAGAAAATTTTCCGGAGCAGATATTCGAATACCAGTTCCTGGACGATAAGATCAGCAGCTTTTACAAGGAAGAACAGCAGCTGGCGCAACTCTACAAGATATTTGCAGGTATAGCCATTTTCCTTAGCTGCCTGGGCCTGTACGGGCTGGCATCTTTCATGGCCGTACAGCGTTTGCGGGAAGTGGGTGTACGAAAAGTGCTTGGCGCCACCGCATCCAATATCGTGCTGCTCTTTTCAAAGGAGTTCATGGTGCTCATCGGCATCGCTTTCGTGCTGGCTACTCCCCTGGTATGGTATTTCATGCGGCAATGGCTGCAACATTACGTGTACCGGATCGACATTGGCTGGGGTGTTTTCCTGGCCGGGGGCATCGCATCAATGGCGGTTGCGCTGGTCACGGTCAGCTTTCAGGCGGTAAAAGCGGCCATGACAAATCCCGTAAAAAGCCTGAAAGCGGATTAA
- a CDS encoding serine hydrolase translates to MSEEEEKAISGSAYAERVRQEVAEMMRHRLSPRTFSGALLIAKKGVILYEKYQGEENHATKTPVTDSSSFQLASISKTFTGMAVLSLVEKGKLGLDDPLQKFFPDFPYLGITVSMLLNHRSGLPNYLYFCDSLIKDRSIFLTNEEVIRLMTEHKPPAQYQPDRHFNYCNTNYLLLATIIEKASGQKYADYLQQTFFTPLEMTGTFVMDPAQAPRPHQTISHLFSWKAEPDNAFDGVTGDKGIYSTARDMLKWDQAIYSGNLFKPETLKAAFTPYSHEKPGIRNYGFGWRLMAYPDSTKNIVYHNGWWHGNNTVFYRFVEDSTTLIILGNRYNRGIYQAVRPLRAILGHGDSEEAGEE, encoded by the coding sequence TTGAGCGAAGAGGAAGAGAAAGCTATTTCCGGCAGCGCTTATGCTGAACGCGTCCGGCAGGAAGTAGCGGAGATGATGCGCCACCGCTTGTCCCCGCGGACTTTCAGCGGCGCCCTCCTCATTGCGAAAAAAGGCGTGATACTGTATGAAAAATACCAGGGCGAGGAAAATCACGCTACCAAAACTCCGGTGACGGACAGTTCCTCCTTTCAGCTGGCTTCCATTTCCAAGACCTTTACGGGCATGGCGGTGCTTTCCCTCGTGGAAAAGGGCAAACTGGGCCTGGATGATCCCCTGCAAAAATTCTTTCCTGATTTTCCGTATCTCGGCATCACGGTCAGCATGCTCCTCAACCACCGCAGCGGATTGCCCAACTACCTCTACTTTTGCGACAGCCTCATCAAAGACAGGTCCATCTTCCTGACGAATGAAGAAGTCATCCGCCTGATGACGGAACATAAACCACCGGCACAGTATCAGCCGGACAGGCATTTCAATTACTGCAATACCAATTATCTCCTGCTGGCTACCATTATAGAAAAGGCCAGCGGGCAAAAATACGCGGACTATCTGCAGCAAACATTCTTTACACCGCTTGAAATGACCGGCACTTTTGTGATGGACCCTGCCCAGGCGCCCCGCCCGCATCAGACCATCAGCCATCTGTTCAGCTGGAAAGCGGAGCCTGACAATGCATTTGACGGCGTGACAGGAGACAAGGGCATTTACAGCACCGCGCGGGATATGCTGAAGTGGGACCAGGCCATTTATTCCGGCAACCTCTTCAAGCCGGAAACCCTCAAAGCCGCATTCACCCCATACAGCCATGAAAAACCGGGTATCCGCAACTACGGTTTCGGCTGGCGCCTCATGGCTTACCCGGACAGCACGAAGAACATTGTGTACCATAACGGATGGTGGCACGGCAACAATACCGTCTTTTACCGCTTTGTGGAGGACTCCACTACCCTCATCATCCTCGGCAACCGCTATAACCGCGGCATCTACCAGGCCGTGCGGCCGCTCCGCGCCATCCTCGGGCATGGGGACAGCGAAGAAGCCGGAGAGGAATAA
- the serA gene encoding phosphoglycerate dehydrogenase, whose amino-acid sequence MSQKKLTSYPKEKINILLLENISDAAVAEFKDAGYANTRKVTGALSEQDLIKEVKDAHLLGIRSKTQITPAVLAAAKKLQAIGCFCIGTNQVDLKTATELGVAVFNAPYSNTRSVAELVIGLSIMLIRRIPDKNTAAHKGVWMKEATGSYELRGKTLAIVGYGNIGSQVSVLAEAMGMNVIYYDVETKLPLGNATQIRTIKDLFSQADIISLHVPSNKSTVNMINKETLKHVKEGAIFINYARGEVVELDDLKEALQSGRLSGAAIDVFPVEPEKNGAAFSTPLQNLPNVILTPHIGGSTEEAQHNIGLDVSEKMLNYLEKGASFGSHTIPALSLPAVENTHRILHIHRNVPGVLSEINSTLSSKNINILGQYLKTNDQIGYVVLDVDSKLSQEAFALLKEVNHTIKTRMLY is encoded by the coding sequence ATGAGCCAGAAGAAATTAACCAGTTATCCGAAAGAGAAGATCAACATCCTTTTATTGGAAAACATCAGTGATGCCGCTGTTGCAGAGTTCAAAGATGCCGGTTATGCCAACACACGTAAAGTTACCGGGGCGCTCAGCGAGCAGGATCTTATTAAAGAAGTGAAGGACGCGCATCTGCTGGGCATCCGCTCGAAAACACAGATCACCCCGGCCGTACTGGCTGCGGCGAAGAAATTGCAGGCCATTGGTTGTTTTTGTATCGGCACCAACCAGGTAGACCTGAAAACGGCCACCGAACTGGGGGTAGCGGTATTCAATGCACCATATTCCAATACCCGCTCAGTTGCCGAACTGGTGATCGGGTTATCGATCATGCTGATCCGCCGTATTCCGGACAAAAATACTGCCGCCCACAAGGGTGTATGGATGAAAGAGGCCACCGGCAGCTATGAATTGCGCGGCAAAACACTGGCAATCGTCGGTTATGGTAATATCGGCAGCCAGGTGAGCGTGCTGGCAGAGGCGATGGGAATGAACGTGATCTACTACGATGTGGAGACCAAGCTGCCCCTCGGCAATGCCACCCAGATCCGCACAATAAAGGACCTTTTTTCACAGGCAGATATCATTTCGCTTCATGTGCCGTCCAACAAGAGCACGGTGAACATGATCAACAAGGAAACGCTCAAACATGTGAAAGAAGGTGCTATTTTCATCAACTACGCCAGGGGCGAAGTGGTGGAGCTGGACGACCTGAAGGAAGCGCTGCAAAGCGGCAGGCTCTCCGGTGCGGCAATAGACGTATTTCCGGTAGAACCCGAAAAGAACGGGGCCGCTTTCTCCACGCCTTTGCAGAACCTCCCCAATGTTATCCTGACCCCGCATATCGGGGGCAGCACAGAGGAAGCGCAGCATAACATCGGGCTGGATGTGAGCGAGAAAATGCTGAATTACCTGGAGAAAGGCGCCAGCTTCGGTTCCCATACGATCCCCGCGCTCAGTTTGCCGGCAGTGGAGAATACGCATCGCATCCTGCATATTCACAGGAATGTGCCGGGGGTGCTGTCCGAGATCAACAGCACTTTATCTTCCAAGAACATCAACATCCTGGGCCAGTACCTGAAAACCAACGACCAGATTGGCTACGTGGTGCTGGATGTGGACTCAAAGCTTTCCCAGGAAGCATTTGCCCTACTGAAGGAAGTCAATCATACGATCAAGACACGAATGTTATACTGA
- a CDS encoding DUF4260 domain-containing protein, whose amino-acid sequence MSKLLKLEELAMFLLAVLMFQQQCTLSFWWFFGCLLLPDVSMIGYVAGPKTGAYIYNFFHHKAMALLVYFAGTWFASEIVTFAGIILFAHSCMDRLFGYGLKFITDFKDTHLGRIGKE is encoded by the coding sequence ATGTCTAAATTGCTAAAACTGGAAGAACTGGCGATGTTCCTGCTGGCTGTGCTGATGTTCCAGCAACAGTGCACCTTGTCATTCTGGTGGTTCTTTGGTTGCCTTTTGTTGCCCGATGTGAGCATGATCGGGTATGTTGCCGGCCCGAAAACGGGGGCGTATATCTATAATTTCTTTCACCACAAGGCTATGGCCCTGCTGGTCTATTTTGCAGGAACCTGGTTCGCCAGCGAGATCGTGACGTTCGCCGGCATCATTCTTTTTGCGCATTCGTGCATGGACCGGTTGTTCGGATATGGCCTGAAATTCATAACAGATTTCAAGGATACGCATCTGGGCAGAATAGGGAAGGAGTGA